The Melioribacteraceae bacterium 4301-Me genome has a window encoding:
- a CDS encoding enoyl-ACP reductase, with amino-acid sequence MEKRWALILGASSGFGGASAVELAKAGYNIFGVHLDRQATMPIVNQIIKEIEKTGQQAVFFNINAADPIKRNDILDEIKERFIDKDKSLIHVLIHSLAFGTLKPYISKKPEECITPAQMSMTLDVMAHSLVYWTQGLVQRDLLAKNGRIFALTSAGSHTVIPYYGAVSAAKAALEAHIRQLTVELGGMGVTCNAIMAGVTDTPALRKIPGNEKMLSSAKLKNPGGRLTTPEDVAKAIVLLCSEKAAWISGNTIGVDGGEYIVNYTGEKVCKQIK; translated from the coding sequence ATGGAAAAAAGATGGGCTCTAATTCTTGGTGCTTCAAGTGGATTTGGAGGAGCCTCTGCTGTTGAACTTGCAAAAGCAGGCTATAATATATTTGGCGTCCATTTAGATAGACAAGCTACTATGCCAATTGTTAATCAAATAATAAAAGAAATAGAAAAGACGGGTCAACAAGCAGTTTTTTTCAATATAAATGCTGCTGATCCTATTAAACGAAATGATATTCTTGACGAAATCAAAGAAAGATTTATTGATAAAGACAAATCACTTATCCATGTACTAATTCATTCCTTAGCTTTTGGAACATTGAAGCCATATATTTCAAAAAAACCCGAGGAATGTATTACACCAGCACAAATGTCAATGACCCTAGATGTAATGGCCCATTCTTTAGTTTATTGGACTCAAGGGTTGGTCCAAAGAGATTTATTGGCAAAAAATGGACGTATTTTTGCATTAACTAGTGCTGGCTCTCATACTGTGATTCCATACTATGGAGCGGTATCTGCAGCTAAAGCTGCGCTCGAAGCTCATATCAGACAATTAACAGTAGAGTTAGGTGGTATGGGTGTAACATGCAATGCTATAATGGCTGGCGTAACAGACACCCCAGCCTTAAGAAAAATTCCTGGCAACGAAAAAATGTTAAGTTCTGCTAAACTTAAAAATCCTGGAGGTAGATTAACAACCCCGGAGGATGTAGCAAAAGCAATCGTCTTGCTTTGCAGTGAAAAAGCGGCTTGGATTTCCGGTAATACTATTGGTGTTGATGGTGGTGAGTATATTGTAAATTATACAGGTGAAAAAGTATGCAAGCAAATAAAATAG
- a CDS encoding acyl-CoA dehydrogenase family protein translates to MTEFSFTEEQQMLREMVRSFVNNEIKPIASKIDQEEKIPKNLIEKLAELGILGVAFPEEYGGGGFGEVGYCIVQEEIARGCLSTATFIGAHQSIGANVIYLGGNEEQKKKYLVPLAKGEKIGAFCLTEAQAGSDSFNLKTRAYLDGNEWVLNGEKLWITNGGIANIVSVFARTEKGISAFIVETDRPGFYAGPPEKKMGIKGSTTNPITFDNVRIPKENLVGVEGRGFLLAMKTLDAGRLGLGAACIGAAKELLELSTQYAKQRKQFDQSISNFQAIQFMLAEMASLIYCMESIVYRTAVDYDLKKNISRQSAIVKLFCSESLDKIADYAVQIHGGMGYSRELPIERFYRDSRINRIFEGTNEIQKGIIAREVLKKNGVL, encoded by the coding sequence ATGACCGAATTCTCCTTTACAGAAGAACAACAAATGCTGCGCGAAATGGTGCGCAGTTTTGTAAACAACGAAATTAAACCTATAGCAAGCAAAATTGATCAAGAAGAAAAAATACCTAAAAATTTAATTGAAAAGTTAGCAGAACTTGGTATACTAGGTGTTGCTTTCCCAGAAGAGTATGGTGGCGGCGGCTTCGGTGAAGTGGGTTATTGTATAGTACAAGAGGAAATTGCAAGAGGATGTCTTTCAACTGCAACTTTCATTGGTGCACATCAATCAATCGGGGCTAATGTAATTTATCTAGGCGGGAATGAAGAGCAAAAAAAGAAATATTTGGTTCCGCTGGCTAAAGGAGAAAAAATAGGTGCTTTTTGCTTAACAGAAGCTCAAGCTGGTTCAGATTCTTTTAATCTAAAAACTAGAGCATATTTAGATGGCAACGAATGGGTATTAAATGGAGAAAAGCTCTGGATTACAAACGGCGGTATTGCTAATATTGTTTCAGTCTTTGCAAGAACAGAAAAGGGAATTAGCGCCTTTATCGTTGAAACTGATAGACCGGGTTTTTATGCCGGTCCACCAGAAAAGAAAATGGGTATTAAAGGTAGTACTACCAACCCAATTACATTTGATAATGTGAGAATTCCTAAAGAAAATTTGGTTGGGGTTGAAGGAAGAGGATTTTTGCTTGCTATGAAAACACTTGATGCTGGCAGACTTGGGCTTGGTGCAGCTTGCATTGGGGCAGCTAAAGAATTATTGGAACTATCAACTCAATATGCAAAACAAAGAAAGCAATTCGACCAAAGCATAAGCAATTTTCAAGCAATACAATTTATGTTAGCTGAAATGGCAAGTTTAATTTATTGTATGGAGTCAATTGTTTATCGTACTGCTGTAGATTATGACCTTAAAAAAAATATTTCAAGACAATCTGCAATTGTAAAACTTTTCTGCTCTGAATCTTTAGATAAAATTGCTGATTATGCGGTACAAATTCATGGCGGCATGGGATATTCACGCGAATTGCCAATTGAAAGATTTTACCGTGATTCAAGAATTAACCGAATTTTTGAAGGTACTAATGAAATTCAAAAAGGAATAATTGCAAGAGAAGTATTGAAAAAAAACGGAGTATTATAA
- the serA gene encoding phosphoglycerate dehydrogenase, whose amino-acid sequence MKKRILIPEEISSHLINNLSADFSIDYQPKFTAKEILEVIGNYNIVIVRSKTKITSEIINAGKNLELICRAGTGVDNIDVEAATRRGIPVMNTPGGNTIAATEHTMALILSLCRHVPQANISLKSGKWERSKFNGTELYGKTIGIIGLGKIGREVALRAKSFGMSVIGYDPLISKEVADQFEVELCDYEKLISSSDIITLHIPLTDDTKNIISASTINKLKDGVKIINCARGGLVDEKAVLDGLNSGKISGAAFDVYTEEPPKNLELINHPKVVATPHLGASTEEAQEKIAIQLTEQIKAWLYNGKLEGCVNAINLKYINDEKVKPFLELAEKIGIIHSQILKGNFVKVMLNCYGSFLSKYLYVIKAAYLKGLIQNLASPPINYINSILIASEMGLSVEEKILPADKIYSTLFSATVVTNSESLTISGTVMLNNNSLITAIGDYHSEIKPEGNLLLYYNQDKPGVLSKVSAVLASFNINIAGLSLSRLGKGLDAMTIINTDEVVEQNVINELMKVEEIRKIYSIRFS is encoded by the coding sequence ATGAAGAAAAGAATTCTAATCCCAGAAGAAATAAGCAGTCATTTAATAAATAACCTTTCGGCAGATTTTTCAATTGATTACCAGCCCAAGTTTACTGCTAAGGAAATTCTAGAGGTTATTGGAAACTATAATATTGTTATAGTAAGAAGCAAAACTAAAATTACCTCGGAGATAATTAATGCCGGGAAAAATTTAGAATTAATTTGTAGAGCAGGAACGGGGGTAGACAATATTGATGTTGAGGCTGCGACCCGAAGAGGAATTCCAGTTATGAACACACCAGGTGGAAATACTATAGCCGCTACTGAACATACTATGGCTTTAATTCTTTCACTATGCAGACATGTGCCGCAAGCTAATATTTCTCTGAAAAGTGGAAAATGGGAACGCAGCAAATTTAATGGAACAGAACTCTATGGCAAAACTATAGGAATTATTGGATTGGGGAAAATTGGTAGAGAAGTGGCGCTAAGAGCAAAATCATTCGGCATGAGTGTAATTGGTTATGACCCATTAATTTCTAAAGAAGTAGCTGACCAGTTTGAAGTAGAACTATGCGATTATGAAAAATTAATTTCTTCATCTGACATAATAACATTACATATTCCTTTGACTGATGATACAAAAAATATAATATCTGCAAGTACAATCAATAAGCTGAAGGATGGTGTGAAAATTATTAACTGTGCAAGAGGAGGATTGGTGGATGAAAAAGCAGTATTAGATGGCTTGAATAGCGGTAAAATTTCCGGCGCAGCTTTTGATGTTTATACTGAAGAGCCTCCCAAAAATTTAGAACTGATAAATCATCCAAAAGTCGTTGCAACTCCCCACCTTGGCGCATCAACAGAAGAAGCCCAAGAAAAAATTGCAATCCAACTGACAGAACAAATTAAAGCTTGGCTGTACAACGGCAAATTAGAAGGATGTGTGAACGCAATTAATCTAAAGTACATTAATGATGAAAAGGTAAAGCCTTTTTTAGAGCTTGCTGAAAAAATTGGCATAATTCATTCACAAATTCTTAAAGGAAATTTTGTGAAGGTAATGTTGAACTGCTATGGGAGCTTTTTATCTAAGTACCTTTATGTAATTAAAGCAGCATATCTAAAAGGATTAATCCAAAATTTAGCTTCGCCGCCAATTAATTATATAAACTCTATTTTGATTGCTTCCGAGATGGGACTTTCTGTTGAAGAAAAAATTCTGCCAGCAGATAAAATTTACTCAACTTTATTTTCTGCTACTGTTGTTACTAATAGTGAAAGCTTAACTATCTCCGGCACTGTTATGCTTAATAATAATTCACTGATTACAGCAATTGGAGATTATCACTCAGAGATAAAGCCTGAAGGGAACTTGCTGCTCTATTATAATCAAGATAAACCGGGTGTCCTCTCTAAGGTGAGTGCAGTCTTGGCAAGTTTTAATATTAATATAGCAGGTTTAAGTCTAAGTCGACTTGGTAAAGGTTTAGATGCAATGACCATCATAAACACTGATGAAGTTGTAGAACAAAATGTAATTAATGAATTGATGAAAGTTGAAGAAATTAGAAAGATTTATTCTATAAGATTCTCTTAA